A genomic segment from Rahnella aceris encodes:
- a CDS encoding DsbE family thiol:disulfide interchange protein: MNRKLLFIPLILFLALAAAFLVQLTRNANGDDPTLLESALIGKPVPVFKLESLAQAGKTYDQSVLRDGKPMLLNVWATWCPTCRAEHDYLNTLAAKGVRVVGLNYKDDRQKAVNWLNTLGNPYMLSLYDGDGMLGLDLGVYGAPETFLIDGQGIIRYRHAGDLNEKVWQTEVLPLYKKYGGNV, from the coding sequence ATGAACCGTAAACTTCTCTTTATTCCGCTGATTTTGTTCCTGGCGCTGGCCGCGGCTTTTCTGGTGCAACTGACCCGCAATGCCAACGGCGATGATCCGACGCTGCTGGAATCAGCCCTGATTGGCAAACCGGTGCCGGTGTTCAAACTGGAATCGCTGGCGCAGGCGGGCAAAACCTACGATCAGTCGGTGCTGCGCGATGGCAAACCGATGCTGCTCAACGTCTGGGCGACGTGGTGTCCGACCTGCCGCGCCGAACATGATTATCTCAATACGCTGGCGGCGAAAGGTGTCCGTGTGGTCGGCCTGAACTACAAAGACGACCGGCAGAAAGCGGTCAACTGGCTGAACACGCTGGGCAATCCTTACATGCTGAGTCTTTACGACGGCGACGGCATGCTGGGGTTAGATCTGGGGGTTTATGGCGCGCCGGAAACCTTCCTGATCGACGGACAGGGCATTATCCGCTATCGCCATGCCGGTGACTTAAATGAAAAAGTCTGGCAGACCGAAGTTCTGCCGCTGTACAAAAAATACGGAGGCAATGTATGA
- a CDS encoding cytochrome c-type biogenesis protein — protein MRLISSLPALLLGMLLSVSAFASIDTYQFKSPEQEQAYRDITAQLRCPKCQNTNIAASDSIIAADMRTKVFQLLNEGQDRQQIVAYMVARYGNFVTYEPPVTPSTFILWLGPVLVIVIGAGMIFMRSRRGAARTENTTTSMSEQERQRLAQLLKDSDRKGS, from the coding sequence ATGAGACTGATTTCATCGCTGCCTGCGTTGTTGCTGGGCATGCTGCTGAGTGTCAGCGCGTTCGCCTCCATCGACACGTATCAGTTCAAATCGCCGGAACAGGAACAGGCTTACCGGGACATCACGGCGCAGTTGCGTTGCCCGAAATGTCAGAACACCAATATTGCCGCGTCGGATTCGATTATCGCCGCCGATATGCGCACCAAGGTGTTTCAGTTGCTTAATGAAGGGCAGGACAGACAGCAAATCGTCGCGTATATGGTGGCGCGTTATGGCAATTTCGTGACTTACGAACCGCCGGTCACGCCCTCTACCTTTATTTTGTGGCTCGGGCCGGTGCTGGTCATTGTTATCGGCGCAGGCATGATTTTTATGCGTTCCCGCAGGGGTGCTGCGCGCACTGAAAACACGACCACATCAATGTCAGAACAAGAGAGACAGCGCCTGGCGCAGTTACTTAAAGACAGCGACAGGAAAGGATCATGA
- the ccmI gene encoding c-type cytochrome biogenesis protein CcmI, giving the protein MSIFWLCILVMLVIALALFIVPVIRGDRAEHTSRDALNKAFYHHRLTELEEDEAQGVVDERPAHIQELQENLLTDIPEGQVPAAIQPIGRWTLVPGAILLVIITLGLYLYAGGLGQVSAWNQVMQRMPDLRHRIADDHGAPLTATDVQDLGLGLRTDLQANPHNIQDWVMLGRVGMALNNAATATQAYAHAYQLAPDDMSVKLGYAEVLTRSSDPQDNLTGGNLLRSMLEKSQGDLRVLSLLAYNEYEQGHYPQAIGAWEVMQKILPAGDKRLEMVNASIAQAKQKAGLDQVKLSVNVTLSAEAQVKLPQNGTVFISVTDGSSPVPVAVKKLPLSRFPLAITVDDSNAMMPERLLSSLHQLKVRVRISQNGLATPASGDWYGDSPLTDFSGNGQVSIEINQQVP; this is encoded by the coding sequence ATGAGCATTTTTTGGCTGTGCATTTTGGTGATGCTGGTTATCGCACTGGCGCTGTTTATTGTGCCGGTTATCCGTGGCGACCGTGCGGAACACACTTCCCGCGATGCGCTGAATAAAGCGTTTTATCATCACCGTTTGACTGAGCTGGAAGAAGACGAAGCGCAGGGCGTGGTGGACGAACGTCCGGCGCATATTCAGGAATTGCAGGAAAACTTACTGACCGATATTCCGGAGGGTCAGGTGCCCGCCGCTATTCAGCCGATTGGTCGCTGGACGCTGGTGCCCGGTGCTATTTTGCTGGTGATCATCACGCTGGGTTTGTATCTGTACGCCGGTGGTCTGGGGCAGGTGAGTGCGTGGAATCAGGTCATGCAGCGTATGCCCGATTTACGCCATCGCATTGCTGATGATCACGGCGCGCCGCTGACCGCCACCGACGTACAGGATTTAGGGCTCGGATTGCGTACCGATTTGCAGGCAAATCCGCATAATATCCAGGACTGGGTGATGCTTGGCCGTGTAGGGATGGCGCTCAATAATGCCGCCACCGCCACGCAGGCTTATGCCCACGCTTATCAGCTCGCGCCGGATGATATGTCAGTCAAACTCGGTTATGCCGAAGTGTTAACCCGTTCGTCCGATCCGCAGGATAACCTTACCGGCGGCAACCTTTTGCGCAGTATGCTGGAAAAATCTCAGGGTGATCTGCGTGTATTAAGTCTGCTGGCCTATAATGAATATGAACAGGGACACTACCCGCAAGCCATTGGCGCGTGGGAAGTTATGCAGAAAATCCTGCCAGCCGGTGACAAACGCCTGGAAATGGTCAACGCCAGCATTGCGCAGGCAAAACAAAAAGCGGGGCTGGATCAGGTTAAACTGTCGGTCAATGTCACGCTTTCTGCTGAGGCTCAGGTGAAACTTCCGCAGAATGGCACGGTCTTTATTTCGGTGACTGATGGCAGCAGTCCGGTGCCGGTTGCGGTGAAAAAGCTGCCGCTGAGTCGCTTCCCGCTGGCGATCACCGTCGATGACAGCAACGCAATGATGCCGGAACGCTTGCTTTCTTCGCTGCATCAATTAAAAGTACGCGTTCGTATTTCACAAAATGGTCTGGCAACGCCAGCTTCAGGTGACTGGTACGGCGACAGTCCGCTGACTGATTTTTCCGGCAACGGTCAGGTCAGCATTGAGATTAATCAGCAGGTTCCTTAA
- the mlaA gene encoding phospholipid-binding lipoprotein MlaA, producing the protein MNLRLTGLAFATVLLVGCAGTSGSSDSEQQGRSDPLEGFNRVMFDFNYNYMDPYLVRPVAVAWRDYVPQPARNGTSNFLSNLDEPASMVNSLLKGDPYRAAIHFNRFFLNTILGMGGLIDVAGMANPKLAREEAQGFGSTLGHYGVGYGPYVVLPGYGSATIRDEGGDLVDDLYPMLSYLTFWMSAGKWVLEGVETRAELLDSDGLIRNSSDPYLFIREAYFQRHDFLARGGQLMPQENPNAALIQGDLKDIDSE; encoded by the coding sequence ATGAACTTACGCCTGACTGGGCTGGCGTTTGCGACAGTTTTACTGGTCGGTTGTGCCGGCACATCCGGATCATCGGACAGCGAACAGCAGGGACGTTCTGATCCGCTCGAAGGTTTCAACCGGGTGATGTTCGACTTCAACTATAACTATATGGATCCGTATCTTGTGCGCCCTGTCGCGGTGGCGTGGCGTGATTACGTGCCGCAACCGGCGCGTAACGGTACCAGCAACTTCCTGAGCAACCTGGATGAACCGGCCAGCATGGTTAACTCCTTGCTGAAAGGCGATCCGTACCGTGCAGCGATCCACTTTAACCGCTTCTTCCTGAACACCATTTTAGGGATGGGGGGACTGATCGACGTCGCCGGGATGGCGAACCCGAAACTGGCGCGTGAAGAGGCGCAGGGCTTTGGCAGCACGCTTGGCCATTACGGCGTGGGTTACGGCCCGTATGTGGTTCTGCCAGGTTACGGCAGCGCGACAATTCGTGATGAAGGTGGTGATCTGGTTGATGATTTGTATCCGATGCTCAGCTATCTGACATTCTGGATGTCAGCCGGTAAATGGGTACTGGAAGGGGTGGAAACCCGTGCAGAACTGCTCGATTCTGATGGCCTGATCCGTAACTCTTCTGATCCGTATCTGTTTATACGTGAGGCTTACTTCCAGCGTCATGATTTTCTGGCAAGAGGCGGTCAGCTGATGCCGCAGGAAAACCCGAACGCCGCACTGATTCAGGGCGACCTGAAAGATATCGACTCGGAATAA
- the fadL gene encoding long-chain fatty acid transporter FadL, whose amino-acid sequence MNQKNLFKRSALAAAVAIVSSNVYAAGFQLNEYTAAGLGRSFSGEGAIADTAASGSRNPATMTMFDRPSFSAGAIYIDPDVKVTGNSPVTGQSTDADNIAPNQWVPNLHFIMPLNDQWAVGASATSNYGLATEFSDNYPAGPIGGETDLTTVNTNLSVAYRLNQHFSFGLGFDAVYAKAKFRRTAGELVPIQTGGRLPADTEAAKLKGNEWGYGWNAGILYEVDDNNRYGFTYRSEVKIDFDGEYRNGIPKALGGTGGQTVPGSLTLNLPEMWEVSGYNRVAPKWAIHYSLAYTSWSQFQELKATGSNGQTLFQKDEGFHDAYRIALGTTYYYDDNWTFRTGIAFDDSPVPADNRTISIPDQDRFWISAGTTYAFNKDASVDVGVSYMHGQTVNISEKVADGVPNYEYQAKGTAMLYGANFNYSF is encoded by the coding sequence ATGAACCAGAAAAACCTGTTTAAAAGATCAGCTCTGGCAGCTGCAGTGGCAATTGTTTCCTCCAACGTATATGCAGCAGGTTTTCAGTTAAATGAATATACCGCTGCGGGTTTAGGTCGCTCTTTCTCGGGTGAAGGTGCCATCGCTGACACCGCGGCATCCGGGAGCCGTAACCCGGCAACCATGACCATGTTTGATCGTCCTTCCTTCTCCGCGGGCGCGATTTATATCGACCCGGATGTCAAAGTGACGGGCAACTCGCCGGTTACAGGTCAGAGCACTGATGCGGATAACATTGCACCAAATCAGTGGGTACCGAACCTGCACTTTATTATGCCGCTCAATGATCAATGGGCCGTCGGTGCATCAGCTACGTCAAACTACGGTCTGGCGACAGAATTCAGCGATAATTATCCGGCAGGCCCGATCGGCGGCGAAACTGACCTCACTACCGTCAACACTAACTTAAGCGTTGCTTACCGTTTGAACCAGCATTTCAGCTTCGGCCTGGGCTTTGATGCCGTTTACGCGAAAGCTAAATTCCGTCGTACCGCCGGTGAACTGGTGCCAATTCAAACCGGTGGCCGGCTGCCTGCGGATACGGAAGCCGCCAAGCTGAAAGGCAATGAGTGGGGCTACGGCTGGAACGCCGGTATCCTGTATGAAGTGGATGATAATAACCGCTACGGCTTCACCTACCGTTCTGAAGTCAAAATTGACTTCGATGGCGAATACCGCAACGGCATTCCAAAAGCCTTAGGCGGGACTGGCGGTCAAACTGTTCCGGGTTCCCTGACCCTGAACCTGCCAGAAATGTGGGAAGTGTCCGGTTATAACCGTGTGGCACCAAAATGGGCGATTCACTACAGCCTGGCTTACACCAGCTGGAGCCAGTTCCAGGAGCTGAAAGCCACCGGTTCTAACGGCCAGACGCTGTTCCAGAAAGATGAAGGCTTTCATGATGCTTACCGCATCGCGTTGGGTACCACCTACTACTACGACGATAACTGGACGTTCCGTACCGGTATCGCCTTTGATGACAGCCCGGTTCCGGCAGATAACCGCACCATTTCTATCCCGGATCAGGATCGCTTCTGGATTTCAGCCGGTACCACTTACGCCTTCAATAAAGACGCATCTGTGGACGTCGGTGTCTCCTATATGCATGGCCAGACGGTGAACATCAGTGAGAAAGTCGCTGATGGTGTACCGAATTACGAATACCAGGCCAAAGGGACCGCCATGCTGTACGGCGCGAACTTTAACTACAGCTTCTGA
- a CDS encoding YfcZ/YiiS family protein, producing the protein MSDVTMSSKSTQPLHSINKCGAEETAACCCVDVGTIMDNTDCTASYSRVFETEAQAKETLQALTERARGVESEPCEITSRIEKVAGGVELNIDFTFSCQAETMIFQLGLR; encoded by the coding sequence ATGTCTGACGTAACCATGTCCTCTAAATCCACTCAACCTCTGCATTCCATCAACAAATGTGGTGCGGAAGAAACCGCAGCCTGCTGTTGTGTAGATGTGGGTACCATCATGGACAACACTGATTGCACTGCTTCTTACAGCCGCGTTTTCGAAACCGAAGCCCAGGCGAAAGAAACCCTGCAAGCCCTGACCGAACGTGCCCGCGGCGTAGAATCTGAGCCGTGCGAAATCACCAGCCGTATCGAAAAAGTAGCAGGCGGTGTTGAACTGAATATCGATTTTACTTTCAGCTGTCAGGCTGAAACGATGATCTTCCAGCTCGGGCTGCGTTAA
- the fadI gene encoding acetyl-CoA C-acyltransferase FadI, whose product MNNVIPLVTREGDRIAIVDGLRTPFAKQATAYHGIPAVDLGKIVVSELLAKSGIDPKHIDQLVFGQVVQMPEAPNIAREIVLGTGMNVSTDAYSVSRACATSFQAVANVAESIMSGMVQVGIAGGADSSSVLPIGVSKRLARALVDVNKARTLSQRLSIFSKLKLRDLLPVPPAVAEYSTGLRMGDTAEQMAKSHNISRAQQDELAHRSHTLAAQAWEQGYLSSQVMAAQIPPYREVLQKDNNIRLNSEISQYAKLRPAFDRKHGTVTAATSTPLTDGAAAILMMSESRARELGLEPLGYLKSFAFAAIDVWEDMLLGPAYATPLALDRAGLTLGDLDLIDMHEAFAAQTLANIKMLASDEFAREKLGRSQAVGEIDWDKFNVLGGSLAYGHPFAATGARMITQTLHELRRRGGRYGLTTACAAGGLGAAMILEAAQ is encoded by the coding sequence ATGAATAACGTTATTCCACTGGTGACGCGTGAGGGCGATCGCATTGCGATTGTCGACGGCTTGCGCACGCCGTTTGCCAAACAGGCCACCGCTTATCACGGCATTCCTGCTGTCGATCTCGGCAAAATTGTGGTCAGTGAGCTGCTGGCAAAAAGTGGGATAGACCCGAAGCACATCGACCAGCTGGTTTTCGGCCAGGTAGTCCAGATGCCGGAAGCGCCGAATATCGCCCGCGAAATTGTGCTCGGCACCGGCATGAATGTGTCGACCGATGCGTACAGCGTTTCACGTGCCTGCGCCACCAGTTTTCAGGCGGTCGCCAACGTGGCCGAAAGCATTATGAGCGGCATGGTGCAGGTCGGGATCGCAGGCGGAGCGGATTCTTCTTCAGTACTGCCGATTGGCGTCAGCAAACGTCTCGCCCGCGCCCTGGTGGATGTTAATAAAGCGCGCACTCTGTCGCAGCGCCTTTCCATTTTCAGCAAACTGAAACTGCGTGATTTATTGCCGGTGCCGCCGGCAGTAGCCGAATATTCTACCGGTCTGCGCATGGGGGATACCGCTGAGCAGATGGCGAAAAGCCACAATATCAGCCGTGCGCAGCAGGATGAGCTGGCGCACCGTTCTCATACGCTGGCTGCACAGGCGTGGGAGCAGGGTTATTTAAGCTCGCAGGTGATGGCAGCGCAGATTCCGCCTTACCGCGAAGTGCTGCAAAAAGACAACAACATCCGCCTGAATTCTGAAATCAGCCAGTACGCCAAATTACGTCCGGCGTTTGACCGCAAACACGGCACTGTTACCGCTGCCACCAGCACGCCGCTGACTGACGGTGCGGCGGCGATATTAATGATGAGCGAATCCCGCGCGCGTGAACTGGGTCTTGAACCTCTCGGCTACCTGAAAAGTTTCGCATTTGCTGCCATCGACGTCTGGGAAGATATGCTTCTCGGGCCTGCTTATGCCACGCCGCTGGCGCTGGACCGCGCAGGGCTGACGCTGGGTGATTTGGATCTTATCGATATGCACGAAGCGTTTGCCGCGCAGACGCTGGCGAATATCAAAATGTTAGCCAGTGATGAATTCGCCCGCGAAAAACTCGGCCGCAGTCAGGCAGTTGGCGAAATAGACTGGGATAAATTCAATGTTCTGGGCGGTTCACTGGCCTACGGACATCCTTTTGCGGCCACCGGCGCACGCATGATTACGCAAACGCTGCACGAATTACGCCGTCGGGGAGGCCGTTACGGGCTGACGACGGCTTGCGCAGCGGGCGGCCTGGGTGCGGCAATGATTCTGGAGGCCGCGCAATGA
- the fadJ gene encoding fatty acid oxidation complex subunit alpha FadJ, translated as MRDNMENLNPADTEAAEPASAFSLMFTAEHVGIITLDVPGEKVNTLRAEFAQQICAILQKAQQYPNLKGLVLISGKPDSFIAGADITMISGCRTAAEASELAQKGQTVMSQIASFSVPVVAAIHGSCLGGGLELALACHARVCSLDEKTQLGLPEVQLGLLPGSGGTQRLPRLIGAPKALELMLTGRSVRAKQALRMGLVDDAVPYSILLQTALERVAKGRKSRPPLPWQARLAGGPLGKSLLFHFVRKQTRAKTHGNYPATEKIINVVKTGLDQGSGSGYQAEAKAFGELVMTPESAALRGLFFASTALKKEKGGDAEPLPVRRAGILGGGLMGGGIANVTATKAGLPVRIKDINHEGIRHALKYSWDLLEKKVRGRRLTRNEQQRQMMLISGTTDYSGFAQIDIVVEAVFEDLLLKQAMVAEIEQNAAPHTIFASNTSSLPIHKIAEQADRPEQVIGLHYFSPVDKMPLVEVIPHAGTSAQTISTTVSLARKQGKTAIVVGDSAGFYVNRILAPYINEAARCLLAGEPVDHIDKALVNFGFPVGPIQLLDEVGIDVGTKIGPILVDAFGERFAAPSGFDAVLKDDRKGRKNGKGFYLYGQKGRAAKKKQVDPAIYRLLNVTPKVQQSEDEIAHRCVMLMLNEAVRCLDENVIRSARDGDLGAVFGIGFPPFLGGPFRYMDQLGIASVVKTLERLAHQYGERFTPCEGLLRRAHQGERFCSDSGTGDKVSKV; from the coding sequence ATGAGAGATAATATGGAAAATCTGAATCCGGCAGATACGGAAGCTGCCGAACCGGCTTCTGCTTTTTCTCTGATGTTTACTGCTGAACACGTGGGGATTATCACCCTCGATGTTCCCGGTGAAAAAGTGAATACCTTAAGGGCTGAATTTGCTCAGCAAATCTGTGCCATTTTGCAAAAAGCACAGCAGTATCCCAATCTGAAAGGTCTGGTGCTGATTTCCGGCAAACCGGACTCGTTCATTGCCGGTGCGGATATCACGATGATTTCCGGTTGCCGGACCGCTGCCGAAGCCAGTGAACTGGCGCAAAAGGGCCAGACGGTGATGTCGCAGATTGCGTCCTTTTCCGTGCCGGTGGTGGCGGCCATTCATGGTAGCTGTCTCGGCGGTGGTCTGGAACTGGCGCTGGCGTGCCATGCCCGCGTGTGTTCGCTGGATGAAAAAACGCAACTCGGCCTGCCGGAAGTACAACTGGGTTTACTGCCGGGTTCCGGGGGTACGCAGCGGCTTCCGCGGCTTATCGGCGCGCCTAAAGCGCTGGAGTTGATGTTAACCGGTCGCAGTGTTCGCGCGAAGCAGGCGCTGAGAATGGGGCTGGTGGATGACGCAGTACCGTATTCTATTTTGCTGCAAACGGCGCTGGAACGTGTGGCAAAAGGACGTAAATCACGTCCGCCATTGCCGTGGCAGGCGCGTCTGGCCGGTGGCCCGTTGGGCAAAAGTTTGCTGTTCCATTTTGTGCGCAAACAGACGCGGGCAAAAACGCACGGCAATTATCCTGCCACCGAAAAAATCATAAATGTGGTGAAAACCGGGCTGGATCAGGGCAGTGGTAGCGGCTATCAGGCGGAAGCTAAAGCCTTTGGGGAGCTGGTGATGACGCCGGAATCTGCGGCATTGCGCGGCCTGTTTTTCGCTTCCACCGCGCTGAAAAAAGAAAAGGGTGGCGATGCCGAACCCTTGCCGGTTCGCCGTGCAGGTATTCTCGGTGGTGGCCTGATGGGCGGCGGTATCGCGAATGTGACTGCCACCAAAGCCGGTCTGCCGGTGCGTATTAAAGACATTAATCACGAAGGCATCCGTCATGCCCTGAAATACAGCTGGGATTTGCTGGAGAAAAAGGTGCGAGGCCGCAGGCTGACCCGCAACGAACAGCAACGGCAGATGATGCTGATTTCCGGCACCACGGATTACAGCGGTTTTGCGCAGATTGATATCGTGGTGGAAGCGGTGTTTGAGGATTTATTGCTCAAGCAAGCCATGGTGGCAGAAATCGAGCAAAATGCTGCCCCCCATACGATTTTTGCCTCAAACACCTCTTCTCTGCCCATTCATAAGATTGCAGAGCAGGCTGACAGGCCGGAACAGGTGATCGGACTGCACTATTTCAGCCCGGTGGATAAAATGCCGCTGGTGGAAGTGATCCCGCATGCGGGCACCAGTGCGCAGACGATTTCGACAACGGTCTCGCTGGCCAGGAAACAGGGGAAAACGGCGATTGTGGTGGGCGACAGTGCCGGATTCTACGTAAACCGCATTCTTGCGCCTTACATCAATGAAGCGGCGCGTTGCTTACTGGCTGGTGAACCGGTCGATCACATCGACAAAGCGCTGGTGAATTTTGGTTTCCCGGTCGGGCCCATCCAGTTGCTGGATGAAGTGGGCATTGATGTCGGCACAAAAATTGGTCCGATTCTGGTGGACGCTTTTGGTGAGCGTTTTGCCGCACCCTCCGGTTTTGATGCAGTGCTGAAAGACGACCGAAAAGGGCGTAAGAACGGTAAAGGTTTCTACCTTTACGGGCAGAAAGGGCGGGCGGCGAAGAAGAAACAGGTCGATCCGGCGATTTACCGTCTGCTGAATGTCACGCCAAAAGTGCAGCAATCAGAAGATGAGATCGCCCACCGTTGTGTGATGCTGATGCTCAACGAAGCCGTACGTTGTCTGGATGAAAACGTGATCCGCAGTGCGCGGGATGGCGATCTTGGTGCCGTGTTCGGAATTGGCTTCCCGCCATTCCTTGGGGGACCGTTCCGTTACATGGACCAGTTGGGCATCGCCAGTGTGGTGAAGACACTGGAGCGACTGGCGCATCAGTATGGTGAGCGCTTCACCCCATGCGAAGGGCTATTACGTCGGGCGCATCAGGGAGAACGGTTCTGTTCAGATAGCGGGACAGGCGATAAGGTCAGTAAAGTGTGA
- the sixA gene encoding phosphohistidine phosphatase SixA: MQVVIMRHGDAVLEAASDSVRPLSECGCDESVHMAAWLNGRGVKIDRVLVSPYLRAQQTLEKVRQCLALPENVEIDILKELTPGGDPAVVASELQHLALTGVSAVLVVSHLPLVGYLVAELCPGVCPPMFATSAMASVELNGETGQGTFDWQFSPCQVMAKV; encoded by the coding sequence ATGCAAGTTGTAATCATGCGTCACGGTGATGCAGTTCTCGAAGCTGCAAGCGATTCAGTTCGCCCCTTAAGCGAATGCGGATGTGACGAATCAGTACATATGGCTGCCTGGCTGAATGGCCGTGGCGTCAAAATTGACCGCGTTCTGGTCAGTCCGTACCTGCGTGCGCAGCAGACGCTTGAAAAAGTGCGCCAGTGTCTGGCGCTGCCTGAAAACGTTGAGATTGATATTCTGAAAGAACTGACACCGGGCGGAGATCCTGCTGTGGTCGCCAGTGAACTGCAGCATCTGGCGCTGACCGGCGTCAGCGCGGTACTGGTGGTATCTCACCTGCCGCTGGTCGGTTATCTGGTGGCAGAGCTGTGTCCGGGTGTTTGCCCCCCAATGTTCGCCACTTCCGCGATGGCAAGTGTTGAACTGAACGGTGAAACCGGGCAGGGGACTTTCGACTGGCAGTTCAGCCCATGCCAGGTGATGGCTAAGGTTTAG
- the smrB gene encoding endonuclease SmrB produces the protein MKKKHLLSPEEAALFREAVPGIKRLKNDTITHRPLRKKVSELSPKKLIQEQVDASYYFSDEFQPMLQEEGPVRHIRPDVSHFELKKLRRGDYSPELFLDLHGLTQKEAKQELGALIAACRREHVHCACVMHGHGKHILKQQTPLWLAQHPDVEAFHQAPKEFGGNAALLVLVELDDKIS, from the coding sequence ATGAAGAAAAAACACCTGCTCAGCCCCGAGGAAGCGGCGTTATTCCGCGAGGCTGTTCCGGGCATCAAGCGCCTGAAAAACGATACGATTACTCACCGCCCGCTACGGAAAAAGGTATCAGAACTGTCGCCTAAAAAGCTGATTCAGGAACAGGTGGACGCGAGTTATTATTTTTCCGATGAATTCCAGCCGATGTTGCAGGAAGAAGGCCCGGTTCGCCATATCCGGCCTGACGTCAGTCATTTCGAATTGAAAAAATTGCGCCGCGGGGATTATTCGCCCGAACTGTTTCTGGATTTACATGGTTTAACACAGAAAGAAGCTAAGCAGGAACTGGGCGCGCTGATCGCCGCCTGCCGCCGCGAGCATGTGCATTGCGCCTGCGTAATGCACGGTCACGGCAAACATATTCTCAAGCAGCAAACTCCGCTGTGGCTGGCACAGCATCCTGATGTCGAAGCCTTCCATCAGGCCCCAAAAGAGTTCGGCGGCAACGCCGCTTTGCTGGTGCTGGTGGAGCTGGACGACAAAATCAGCTGA
- the prmB gene encoding 50S ribosomal protein L3 N(5)-glutamine methyltransferase codes for MDKIFVDEAVSELHTIQDMLRWTVSRLNAANVYYGHGTDNPWDEAVQLVLPSVFLPLDIPEDMHTARLTSSERHRIVERVIRRVNERVPVAYLTNKAWFCDMEFYVDERVLVPRSPIGELISNRFSGILSEQPQHILDMCTGSGCIAIACAYAFPETEVDAVDISADALAVAERNIDTHGIENWVTPIRSDLFRELPPLQYDLIVTNPPYVDEEDMSDLPQEYRHEPVLGLASGSDGLKLTRRILACAPDYLTDNGVLICEVGNSMVHLMEQYPQIPFTWLEFENGGDGVFMLTKQQLVDCAEEFRAYRD; via the coding sequence TTGGACAAAATTTTCGTCGACGAAGCTGTCAGTGAACTGCATACCATTCAGGATATGCTGCGCTGGACCGTCAGCCGCCTGAACGCGGCCAATGTCTATTACGGTCACGGCACCGATAATCCGTGGGACGAAGCAGTGCAACTGGTCTTGCCAAGCGTGTTTTTGCCGCTGGACATTCCTGAAGATATGCACACCGCGCGCCTGACATCCAGTGAGCGCCACCGCATTGTTGAACGAGTCATCCGCCGCGTTAATGAGCGTGTTCCGGTTGCCTATCTGACTAACAAAGCCTGGTTCTGTGACATGGAATTCTATGTCGATGAACGCGTACTGGTGCCCCGTTCGCCAATTGGTGAGCTGATCAGCAACCGTTTTTCCGGCATTCTTAGCGAACAGCCCCAACACATTCTGGATATGTGTACCGGCAGCGGCTGCATTGCCATTGCCTGCGCTTACGCGTTCCCTGAAACCGAAGTCGATGCCGTCGACATTTCTGCCGACGCGCTGGCCGTGGCGGAGCGCAATATCGACACGCACGGTATCGAGAACTGGGTCACGCCAATCCGCTCTGACCTGTTCCGCGAATTGCCGCCGCTGCAATACGACCTGATTGTCACCAATCCGCCGTATGTGGACGAAGAAGACATGTCAGATTTGCCGCAGGAATACCGCCACGAGCCGGTTCTGGGTCTGGCTTCCGGCAGCGACGGTCTGAAACTGACCCGCCGCATTCTGGCCTGCGCGCCGGATTACCTGACCGATAACGGCGTACTGATTTGCGAAGTGGGTAACAGCATGGTGCATCTGATGGAACAGTATCCTCAGATCCCGTTCACCTGGCTGGAATTTGAAAACGGCGGCGACGGTGTCTTTATGCTGACTAAACAGCAGCTCGTCGATTGTGCCGAAGAGTTCCGCGCATACCGCGACTGA